Proteins encoded together in one Meles meles chromosome 7, mMelMel3.1 paternal haplotype, whole genome shotgun sequence window:
- the NINJ2 gene encoding ninjurin-2 isoform X1, producing MESAQYLTCVEHPIHPGNPNPRRSQPINLNHYATKKSVAESMLDMALFMSNATRLKAVLEQGPASHYYTALVTLISVSLLLQVVIGLLLLVIARLNLNEVGKQGQLNQLNNTATSLVAITVVINVFITAFGVQKTGSLAARTSRNPL from the exons CCTGGGAACCCCAACCCCCGGAGGAGCCAGCCCATCAACCTGAACCACTATGCCACCAAGAAGAGCGTGGCAGAGAGCATGCTGGACATGGCCCTCTTCATGTCCAACGCCACGCGGCTGAAAGCGGTGCTGGAGCAGGGACCGGCCTCCCATTACTACACCGCCCTCGTCACCCTCATCAGCGTCTCTCTGCTCCTGCAGGTGGTCATCGGACTCCTCCTCCTGGTCATTG CACGGCTGAACCTCAATGAGGTAGGAAAGCAGGGCCAGCTTAACCAGCTCAACAACACGGCCACCAGCCTGGTGGCCATCACGGTCGTCATCAATGTCTTCATCACAGCCTTCGGGGTACAGAAGACGGGCTCCCTGGCTGCCAGGACCTCAAGGAATCCTCTCTGA
- the NINJ2 gene encoding ninjurin-2 isoform X2, with amino-acid sequence MESEREIIDLQPGNPNPRRSQPINLNHYATKKSVAESMLDMALFMSNATRLKAVLEQGPASHYYTALVTLISVSLLLQVVIGLLLLVIARLNLNEVGKQGQLNQLNNTATSLVAITVVINVFITAFGVQKTGSLAARTSRNPL; translated from the exons CCTGGGAACCCCAACCCCCGGAGGAGCCAGCCCATCAACCTGAACCACTATGCCACCAAGAAGAGCGTGGCAGAGAGCATGCTGGACATGGCCCTCTTCATGTCCAACGCCACGCGGCTGAAAGCGGTGCTGGAGCAGGGACCGGCCTCCCATTACTACACCGCCCTCGTCACCCTCATCAGCGTCTCTCTGCTCCTGCAGGTGGTCATCGGACTCCTCCTCCTGGTCATTG CACGGCTGAACCTCAATGAGGTAGGAAAGCAGGGCCAGCTTAACCAGCTCAACAACACGGCCACCAGCCTGGTGGCCATCACGGTCGTCATCAATGTCTTCATCACAGCCTTCGGGGTACAGAAGACGGGCTCCCTGGCTGCCAGGACCTCAAGGAATCCTCTCTGA